One genomic segment of Candidatus Nezhaarchaeota archaeon includes these proteins:
- a CDS encoding MFS transporter, with amino-acid sequence MKSLSTRIKEELAFIKGNYAVLVLSWLIMDFAIEVPATYYALYVIGLGATETIVGVIGLCYFLALASMQFPGGYIADRFGRKWIICTMTFGVALSYLFYALAPSWHFILIGAMLAAIFNSTYQPALMAMIADSLPPERRGTGFGIVSLISNVSTTPAPIVAAYLCSTFGLMSGMRISYGLVVALFLLAATLRALYLKETVKVSEKPSLADLWRSYPTAVRESLTVFKRSSRSLIFLILAAVMCGFGSSAVFPYLPVYAVRELLIEEALWGLMLAAVPATTVALSIPVGRLMDKVGKKMPLAIACVLLAASMWLFADGGASLVVASLVLMGAGSVTIHTGLGSLIADLVPMRDRGKVNAFLNFSSLSFMALGNLVGGILYERLSPRLPFYLAALIGLSAALLVAFFVKEAEGVRDYIEHDDL; translated from the coding sequence ATGAAGTCTCTGAGCACGCGCATTAAGGAGGAGCTGGCCTTCATCAAAGGGAACTACGCAGTTCTAGTTTTAAGTTGGCTTATCATGGACTTCGCTATTGAGGTGCCCGCTACGTACTACGCTTTATACGTCATAGGTTTAGGGGCCACCGAGACCATTGTGGGGGTTATAGGGCTGTGCTACTTCCTCGCACTAGCCTCAATGCAGTTTCCTGGAGGCTACATCGCTGATAGGTTTGGGAGGAAGTGGATTATATGCACGATGACTTTTGGGGTAGCTTTAAGCTACCTCTTCTACGCCTTGGCACCCTCTTGGCACTTCATCTTGATTGGAGCTATGCTAGCAGCAATCTTTAACTCAACTTATCAACCAGCCCTCATGGCAATGATAGCGGACTCCCTACCTCCCGAGAGAAGAGGGACGGGCTTCGGCATAGTCTCACTTATAAGCAACGTCTCAACAACGCCAGCTCCTATCGTCGCTGCTTATCTTTGTAGCACCTTTGGCTTAATGTCTGGAATGAGGATAAGCTATGGGTTGGTGGTAGCCCTCTTCTTACTGGCAGCTACTCTAAGAGCGCTTTACTTGAAGGAAACTGTTAAGGTCTCTGAAAAGCCAAGTCTAGCCGATCTTTGGAGAAGCTATCCAACTGCCGTTAGAGAGTCTCTAACGGTATTTAAGAGGTCTTCGAGGTCTCTTATCTTCTTGATCTTAGCTGCTGTAATGTGTGGGTTCGGTTCTTCTGCTGTTTTCCCGTATCTACCAGTTTACGCTGTAAGGGAGCTACTGATAGAGGAAGCTCTTTGGGGGTTGATGTTAGCGGCTGTGCCAGCTACAACTGTTGCCCTTTCAATACCTGTTGGGAGGCTAATGGATAAGGTTGGTAAAAAGATGCCTCTAGCAATAGCTTGTGTGTTACTTGCTGCCTCGATGTGGCTTTTTGCTGATGGAGGTGCATCTCTAGTGGTTGCCTCGCTCGTGCTTATGGGAGCAGGAAGTGTGACGATACATACAGGGCTTGGTTCCCTCATTGCCGACTTAGTGCCTATGAGAGATAGAGGGAAAGTGAATGCATTCTTAAACTTCTCTAGCCTCTCGTTCATGGCGCTTGGAAACCTTGTAGGAGGCATTCTCTACGAGCGCTTATCACCTAGGCTACCATTTTACTTAGCGGCTCTCATAGGCTTATCGGCAGCACTATTAGTAGCCTTCTTTGTGAAAGAAGCTGAGGGTGTAAGAGATTACATAGAGCATGACGACTTGTAA
- a CDS encoding nucleotidyltransferase family protein yields the protein MGLDVIILAGGFAKRLRPISDVMPKPLLHIDGVPLLNHVLEKILEIDYNRIIISTNKKFEGSFRYWMKTLEAVYEKIKIFLSVEPSQSEEEKFGAIGGLSYTIKLFNVDNSGHDLLVILGDNLFDFDLKGFVSYGARLNRIVIGAYNVKDPEVARRYGVIEVDENYRVTSFLEKPEKPPSTLISVGIYYVPNRFIQKIDEFLKLQKYRDAVGKFFEWLSKNTEVYAYEFTGYWTDIGTPESYLEANRWASERNLGRRWQWP from the coding sequence GTGGGGCTTGATGTGATAATATTAGCAGGAGGCTTTGCAAAGAGACTGAGACCTATATCAGACGTTATGCCCAAGCCCCTACTACACATAGATGGAGTACCCCTGCTAAACCATGTTTTAGAGAAGATTCTGGAGATAGATTACAATAGGATAATAATTTCAACTAATAAGAAGTTTGAGGGGTCATTTAGGTACTGGATGAAAACTCTTGAGGCGGTCTACGAGAAAATCAAGATATTCTTGTCGGTTGAACCATCGCAATCGGAAGAGGAGAAGTTCGGTGCCATAGGAGGTCTCTCCTACACCATAAAGTTGTTTAACGTCGACAACTCTGGACATGACCTCTTAGTCATCTTGGGAGATAACCTCTTCGACTTCGACTTGAAGGGGTTTGTGAGCTACGGAGCAAGGTTGAATAGGATTGTTATAGGGGCTTACAACGTAAAAGACCCCGAGGTAGCGAGAAGGTATGGCGTTATAGAAGTTGATGAGAACTATAGAGTTACATCCTTCCTTGAGAAGCCCGAAAAACCCCCCTCAACACTGATATCGGTGGGGATATATTACGTACCCAACAGGTTCATACAGAAGATCGATGAGTTCCTAAAATTACAGAAGTATAGAGATGCGGTGGGCAAGTTCTTTGAGTGGCTTTCTAAGAACACTGAGGTGTACGCATACGAGTTCACTGGCTACTGGACTGACATAGGGACTCCAGAATCCTATTTAGAGGCGAATAGGTGGGCTAGTGAGAGGAATTTGGGGAGAAGATGGCAATGGCCTTAA
- a CDS encoding SufD family Fe-S cluster assembly protein: MPSGARSQIEQLKKKAEEALTKPPAFGPDLDLSKYRYEVEKPKDWLTEDLIERAETVGIDLSEKERSGTYLQLDHYSIIEKATAGGVEVMSISKALESYDWLLDYYWKALSVDMDKFTALAEVKRTEGYFIRAKKGVKIDLPIQACLYLKTPRIAQNVHNIIIVEEGAELHVITGCVTPKKAEGLHIGVSEFYVKKGGKLTFTMIHGWTEGVDVRPRTGVILEDDASYTSIYVNLNPVRTFQMMPKVYLEGRNARCYLASIIAASKSSYFDVGGATYLRAENTKAEIVSKAVAKDEAYVATRGIIVGERDGVKGHLECRGMLLSPKSVILAIPELEARARDVELSHEAAVGKIAEEEIYYLMARGFSEEEATSIIIRGFMNVDVKGLPPALALQIKKALDISAKSL; this comes from the coding sequence ATGCCTTCAGGAGCAAGGAGTCAAATAGAGCAATTAAAGAAGAAGGCTGAAGAAGCTTTAACCAAACCCCCTGCTTTCGGACCAGACTTAGACCTCTCCAAGTACAGGTATGAAGTCGAGAAGCCGAAAGACTGGCTCACAGAAGATCTTATAGAGAGAGCTGAGACCGTTGGAATCGACTTAAGCGAGAAGGAGAGATCAGGAACCTACCTACAGCTTGACCACTACTCAATAATCGAGAAGGCTACAGCAGGCGGCGTGGAGGTCATGAGCATAAGCAAGGCACTTGAAAGTTACGACTGGCTCCTCGACTACTACTGGAAGGCGCTAAGCGTCGACATGGACAAGTTCACAGCACTAGCAGAAGTTAAGAGAACTGAGGGTTACTTCATAAGGGCTAAAAAGGGGGTTAAGATAGACCTCCCAATACAAGCATGCTTATACTTGAAGACTCCAAGGATAGCTCAGAACGTTCACAACATAATAATCGTAGAAGAAGGAGCTGAGCTTCACGTAATAACTGGCTGCGTTACACCAAAGAAGGCTGAAGGGCTCCACATAGGAGTTTCAGAGTTCTACGTTAAGAAGGGTGGTAAGCTGACCTTCACTATGATCCACGGTTGGACCGAAGGAGTTGACGTAAGGCCGAGAACAGGTGTGATACTTGAAGATGATGCCTCTTACACCTCAATTTACGTAAACTTAAACCCTGTAAGGACGTTTCAGATGATGCCTAAAGTGTACTTGGAGGGCAGGAATGCGAGGTGCTACTTAGCCTCAATAATAGCAGCCTCAAAGAGCTCCTATTTTGATGTGGGTGGAGCTACTTATTTAAGAGCCGAGAACACGAAGGCGGAGATAGTCTCAAAGGCTGTGGCCAAAGATGAAGCTTACGTTGCTACTCGAGGCATCATCGTCGGCGAGAGGGATGGAGTTAAAGGACATTTAGAGTGTAGAGGGATGCTCCTTTCACCTAAATCAGTGATACTAGCTATTCCAGAACTTGAAGCTAGAGCTAGGGATGTAGAGTTATCACACGAAGCTGCTGTTGGAAAGATAGCGGAGGAGGAAATATACTACCTTATGGCTAGGGGCTTCAGTGAGGAGGAGGCAACCTCAATAATAATAAGAGGCTTCATGAACGTGGACGTGAAAGGCCTACCACCAGCACTTGCACTACAGATTAAGAAGGCCTTGGACATTAGCGCAAAGAGCCTCTAG
- a CDS encoding DUF5305 family protein, giving the protein MEGLEQAQSREIKDVIEVSHPEVENQRILSYVATTLATVGLATSMLIHYRVKRHEKKELVDVKLSRVMREHRDVMVEALTSSPEVHVTIEVRSLEDLVKVAEILAKPILKAIEDEKQVFYVVDGSIKYQCKV; this is encoded by the coding sequence TTGGAGGGTTTAGAGCAAGCTCAAAGTAGAGAAATCAAAGACGTTATAGAGGTATCTCACCCGGAAGTGGAAAATCAAAGGATCCTATCGTATGTAGCAACAACACTAGCAACGGTGGGATTAGCAACTTCAATGCTTATCCATTATAGAGTTAAACGGCATGAAAAGAAGGAATTGGTTGACGTAAAACTTAGCAGAGTAATGAGAGAACATAGAGATGTTATGGTGGAAGCACTGACGTCCTCGCCCGAAGTACATGTTACCATAGAGGTGAGGAGTCTCGAGGACCTTGTAAAGGTAGCAGAGATACTTGCAAAGCCTATCTTAAAAGCGATAGAAGATGAAAAGCAAGTTTTCTACGTAGTGGATGGAAGCATAAAGTATCAATGTAAAGTATAA
- a CDS encoding DUF72 domain-containing protein has translation MLKFEVYVGTSGWLYDWNVDGSLNWYVNESGLNAVELNASFYRFPFPSQVASWAKRGERIRWAIKVTRLITHVKRLKKDSLPTWSKFRRLFSSMDHIIDFYLFQLPPNFKKTSENIERLKIYAEETNLGPRFAVEFRDDSWFNDEVVRLCEELGITIVSIDSPIGTWIARSSDAIYLRMHGRDAWYAYDYDELELEEVATKLVSLKPRRVYVFFNNDHWMLDNARTMLNILRRLQ, from the coding sequence ATGCTCAAGTTTGAGGTCTACGTCGGTACTTCTGGTTGGCTTTACGATTGGAATGTTGATGGTAGTCTCAATTGGTATGTGAATGAATCTGGACTTAATGCCGTTGAGCTAAATGCTTCCTTCTATAGATTTCCATTTCCAAGCCAGGTGGCTTCTTGGGCTAAGAGAGGTGAGAGGATTAGGTGGGCTATCAAGGTTACCAGGCTTATAACCCACGTTAAGAGGTTGAAGAAGGACTCGCTCCCTACTTGGAGTAAGTTTAGGAGACTCTTTAGCTCGATGGATCACATAATCGACTTCTACTTATTTCAGCTTCCACCAAACTTTAAGAAGACCAGTGAGAACATTGAGAGGTTAAAGATTTACGCTGAAGAGACCAATCTAGGCCCTAGGTTTGCAGTAGAATTTAGAGATGATTCCTGGTTCAACGACGAGGTTGTGAGGCTTTGCGAAGAATTGGGGATAACAATCGTATCTATAGATTCCCCGATAGGCACATGGATAGCTAGAAGTAGCGATGCCATCTATCTTAGGATGCATGGACGTGATGCTTGGTATGCCTATGACTACGATGAGCTTGAGCTTGAGGAAGTGGCTACCAAGCTTGTATCTTTAAAGCCAAGGAGAGTATACGTCTTCTTTAACAATGATCACTGGATGCTTGATAACGCCAGAACCATGCTCAACATTCTTAGAAGGTTGCAGTAA
- a CDS encoding DUF401 family protein produces the protein MPLDPILSLVLTFCLLGFLLYKKVSVGLVLVITPILLALLTLKPADALMVLYDVIDPYSQSGLFALLIMTSTFFIAWLSYLYDDCGEVRNLSDSLKRFTERTGLLLALSPAIMSLLPIAGGALLSAPIVSSLIKDSNLCPARGSYINLWFRHVPVLVYPLAQSIILASALTGMPLFIVILFQTPVVVVMTVVGYFLGLRGGTYRKVEELTWNRGDVKIFVKSILPIASATALAITLSIMWKGLVQQGLSLLVASVTGIIVLVTISRTARKIIGKSLLRWGIYDVTLATYGAFLFQNVMTIAGIPSVLKSLALSSTSELPLLASMPFLLSFLMGSVIGSLTISTSMLAGTIEFTPKMVMLLYTSSFLGYVISPLHLCLVFTLKYFNTSLYEFYKYAIPSTMVTYLATLLFYFILP, from the coding sequence GTGCCGCTAGACCCTATTTTATCCTTAGTTCTAACGTTTTGTCTTTTAGGGTTCCTTCTTTACAAGAAGGTTAGCGTAGGCTTAGTGCTGGTGATAACACCAATTCTCCTGGCTTTGCTAACCCTCAAGCCAGCAGATGCCCTAATGGTACTTTATGATGTTATTGACCCATATAGTCAAAGCGGCTTATTCGCCTTACTAATCATGACGTCAACGTTCTTCATAGCGTGGCTAAGTTACTTATATGATGATTGTGGAGAAGTAAGGAATCTTAGTGATAGCTTAAAGAGGTTCACTGAAAGAACAGGTCTCCTCCTAGCACTATCTCCAGCAATCATGAGCCTCCTTCCAATAGCTGGTGGTGCCTTGCTTTCAGCTCCCATAGTGAGCTCACTGATTAAGGACTCCAATTTGTGCCCCGCAAGAGGAAGCTACATAAACCTCTGGTTTAGACATGTTCCAGTTCTAGTCTATCCATTAGCTCAATCAATTATCCTCGCTTCAGCTCTAACCGGTATGCCACTCTTCATTGTAATATTGTTTCAGACACCGGTTGTAGTAGTAATGACTGTTGTGGGCTACTTCTTAGGCTTGAGGGGAGGCACATATAGGAAAGTTGAAGAGTTAACGTGGAATCGCGGGGATGTAAAGATTTTCGTTAAGTCCATCTTACCGATAGCATCAGCTACAGCATTAGCTATAACTTTAAGCATTATGTGGAAGGGCCTGGTGCAGCAGGGCTTAAGCCTTCTTGTAGCGTCGGTCACTGGCATAATTGTGTTAGTCACTATATCTCGTACGGCTCGCAAGATCATTGGAAAGTCTTTATTAAGGTGGGGCATATATGATGTGACGCTAGCGACTTATGGAGCCTTTCTCTTCCAAAACGTCATGACAATTGCTGGTATACCTAGCGTGCTCAAATCATTAGCGTTGAGTAGCACAAGTGAATTACCACTGCTAGCTTCAATGCCCTTTCTCCTCAGCTTCTTGATGGGTTCTGTCATCGGCTCACTAACAATATCGACGTCAATGCTTGCCGGTACCATAGAGTTTACGCCAAAGATGGTAATGCTCCTCTACACATCCTCCTTCTTAGGATATGTAATTTCACCGCTACACCTATGCTTAGTTTTCACATTAAAGTACTTCAATACATCGCTATACGAATTCTATAAATATGCAATCCCATCAACGATGGTGACGTACTTAGCGACCCTCCTATTCTACTTCATCCTACCATAA
- a CDS encoding metallophosphoesterase, which translates to MGFVVSKNIEVVSDLPGLYLRDRGILVITDLHIGYEQALQKQGVYIPRSTYVKTKQTIYEMIEEVRPEGIIVLGDVKHEFGVPSSQEWIEVKDLLTWLSSNNLKIHVVRGNHDNYIIAILKKYRAELHDPIMIEDRYAMVHGHKPLEEVPRSVEVLLMGHEHPAIAIKDNLGVKRKFKCFLKGVLNNVTIIVLPALSPLASGSTINETPQSLLLSPILRDQVEVDSFKSIIIEPKAGVYELPELSKLRLTL; encoded by the coding sequence GTGGGCTTCGTGGTGTCAAAGAACATTGAAGTGGTGAGTGATCTACCAGGCCTTTACTTAAGAGATAGAGGAATATTGGTGATTACGGACCTACACATAGGCTACGAGCAGGCCCTCCAGAAGCAGGGGGTTTACATACCGAGGTCCACTTACGTCAAGACAAAGCAGACGATATATGAGATGATTGAAGAAGTTAGACCAGAGGGCATAATCGTGTTGGGTGACGTTAAGCATGAATTTGGAGTGCCATCAAGTCAAGAGTGGATCGAGGTCAAGGACTTGCTTACGTGGCTCTCAAGCAACAATCTCAAGATTCACGTCGTTAGAGGAAACCACGACAACTACATAATAGCAATATTGAAGAAGTATAGAGCTGAGCTTCACGATCCCATAATGATTGAAGACCGTTATGCGATGGTTCACGGGCACAAGCCTTTAGAAGAAGTACCTAGAAGCGTTGAGGTTCTCTTGATGGGACACGAGCATCCAGCAATAGCAATCAAGGACAACCTTGGAGTTAAAAGGAAGTTCAAGTGCTTCTTAAAAGGCGTCTTAAACAACGTCACGATAATAGTACTGCCAGCTCTCTCGCCATTGGCTAGTGGTTCCACAATTAATGAGACCCCTCAAAGCCTCCTCCTCTCTCCAATATTAAGAGACCAAGTGGAAGTAGACTCTTTCAAGTCTATAATAATCGAGCCTAAAGCTGGGGTCTACGAGCTTCCCGAGCTCAGTAAGCTCAGGCTCACTCTGTGA
- a CDS encoding acetate--CoA ligase family protein, with protein sequence MNPIISKALSEGRTILLEPEAKELCSQYGIPVPSSKVVKNVSEAVQAAMEIGFPVVVKIVSEDIIHKTDVGCVVIGVNNVEDLKKAYEKVIENALKHNPRATIRGVLIEEMVPKGVEVAVGGLRDPEFGPAVMFGLGGVFIEVMRDVSFRVAPVSEEDAEEMIREIKGFKLLQGYRGMEPVDLKALINIVVNASRLLIENEEIHQLDLNPIIASRSGAKAVDARVILTSIRR encoded by the coding sequence ATGAACCCCATAATAAGTAAGGCGTTAAGCGAAGGTAGGACGATATTGTTGGAGCCGGAGGCAAAGGAGCTTTGCTCTCAATACGGTATACCGGTACCAAGCTCAAAGGTTGTCAAAAACGTAAGCGAAGCGGTTCAAGCAGCTATGGAGATAGGCTTCCCAGTGGTTGTTAAGATAGTTTCAGAGGACATAATCCACAAGACGGACGTAGGTTGCGTCGTTATTGGAGTGAACAACGTAGAGGATCTGAAGAAAGCTTACGAGAAGGTTATAGAGAACGCTCTAAAGCATAATCCGAGAGCTACGATTAGAGGGGTGCTAATCGAAGAGATGGTCCCTAAAGGAGTCGAAGTAGCTGTAGGAGGATTAAGAGATCCGGAGTTCGGACCAGCAGTAATGTTCGGTCTTGGAGGGGTGTTCATTGAAGTTATGAGGGATGTAAGCTTTAGAGTTGCACCAGTATCAGAGGAAGACGCTGAAGAGATGATAAGGGAGATAAAGGGCTTCAAGTTGCTTCAAGGATATAGGGGGATGGAGCCAGTAGACCTTAAAGCCCTAATTAATATCGTAGTCAATGCATCGAGACTGCTAATTGAAAACGAAGAGATACATCAACTAGACCTAAACCCAATAATAGCTTCTAGGTCTGGAGCAAAAGCTGTTGATGCAAGAGTGATACTAACCTCGATTAGGAGATGA
- a CDS encoding CoA-binding protein: MTMEGRSVIERLRPLFYPKSIAVIGASDNPMKLGYLHLRGIIEFGYEGAVYPVNPRLAGKEVLGLKCYAKVSDIPDDVDLVYIAVNARNVVDVLNDCVKKGVKAAIIFAGGFAEIGDEGRMMEEEIRAIARKSGMVVLGPNCLGVANLYVNLNTLGLGVSLLKPPEPGKISLISHSGTLTVSFLTLSTVRKFYPSKIVSTGNEAVTTLTDILEYFIEDPDTSVIAMYIESIRNGRRFIELCKSTTKPLVALKAGRSESGKSAAKSHTAAIAGSVEVWNAVCKQAGIIQAESFEELYELSMTLACPLRPRGNRVGIISVLGGPAVIACDACERYGLKVPSLTKESIEKLKAILPPIASVTNPVDTTGSILENIDMYREALEIMCRDPNIDMIISLPPIIHAPSLINISKAIVESSRQYGKPIIVAWALPLGVRMQEFEQALEILSKGLVPNCYMPERAAKMAYTLLAQAMIERRKGSRGSLR; encoded by the coding sequence ATGACCATGGAGGGAAGAAGTGTAATCGAGAGGTTAAGACCCCTCTTCTACCCTAAATCTATAGCTGTAATTGGGGCTTCCGATAACCCTATGAAGCTCGGATACTTGCACTTAAGGGGCATCATAGAGTTCGGCTATGAAGGGGCTGTCTACCCAGTTAACCCTAGATTAGCTGGTAAGGAGGTTCTGGGTCTTAAATGCTATGCAAAGGTTTCAGACATACCGGATGACGTTGACTTAGTCTACATAGCTGTTAATGCACGCAACGTCGTAGACGTTTTAAACGATTGCGTTAAGAAGGGAGTAAAGGCAGCCATAATCTTTGCAGGAGGCTTCGCTGAAATAGGCGATGAAGGGAGGATGATGGAGGAGGAGATTCGAGCTATAGCTAGAAAGTCTGGGATGGTAGTATTAGGTCCTAACTGCCTTGGCGTCGCAAACCTTTATGTCAATCTGAACACATTGGGGCTTGGAGTCTCTCTCTTAAAGCCGCCAGAGCCAGGCAAAATTTCGTTGATATCTCATAGCGGAACTCTTACAGTAAGCTTCCTCACCCTATCAACAGTGAGAAAGTTCTACCCAAGCAAGATAGTAAGCACCGGAAATGAGGCTGTAACCACCTTAACGGACATCTTAGAGTACTTCATCGAGGATCCGGATACGAGTGTTATAGCGATGTACATAGAATCCATTAGGAATGGTAGGAGGTTCATAGAGCTTTGCAAGTCCACCACTAAGCCTCTCGTGGCTCTAAAGGCTGGTAGAAGCGAATCTGGTAAGAGTGCCGCAAAGTCTCATACCGCTGCCATAGCTGGATCCGTTGAGGTTTGGAATGCTGTTTGTAAGCAGGCTGGCATAATTCAAGCTGAAAGCTTCGAGGAGCTCTACGAGCTCTCCATGACTCTTGCTTGCCCTCTAAGACCAAGGGGCAATAGGGTTGGAATAATATCGGTTCTAGGAGGACCTGCTGTCATAGCTTGTGATGCTTGTGAAAGATATGGCCTTAAAGTCCCCTCACTGACTAAGGAGAGCATTGAAAAGTTAAAAGCAATTCTACCACCAATAGCTTCAGTTACGAACCCTGTAGATACTACGGGTTCTATTCTTGAAAATATAGACATGTATAGAGAGGCTCTTGAAATAATGTGCCGAGACCCTAATATAGACATGATAATCTCACTACCACCAATAATCCACGCACCCTCGCTCATCAACATTTCGAAGGCAATCGTTGAATCTAGCAGGCAGTATGGGAAGCCGATAATTGTGGCTTGGGCTCTTCCTTTGGGCGTTAGAATGCAAGAGTTTGAGCAAGCACTTGAAATACTAAGCAAGGGGCTTGTCCCCAATTGCTATATGCCTGAGAGAGCTGCCAAGATGGCGTACACTCTTCTCGCACAGGCCATGATAGAGAGGAGGAAGGGGTCTAGAGGCTCTTTGCGCTAA